CCTCTTCCTTACGATTTTGGCGCTTTAGAACCTGTCATCAGCGCAGAAATTATGACATTGCATTATACGAAGCACCACCAAGCCTATGTCAACAATCTCAATAAAGCCTTAGAACAGTATGCCGACGCTCAACAAAAGCAAGATTTAGCTGCTATGATTGCTCTGCAATCAGCAATTAAATTCAATGGAGGAGGCCATGTTAATCACTCCATTTTCTGGACGAACCTCTCTCCTAAAAATAAGGATGGCGGCGCCCCTCCAGAAGGAGCGTTAGCAGATGCGATTAATCGCGAATTCGGCTCTTTACAAACGCTCATCGACCACCTCAGCACCAAAGCAGTTGCTATCCAAGGATCCGGCTGGGGATGGTTAGGATATGACAAAAATAAAAACACCCTAACTTTGGCAACTTGCGATAACCAAGATCCTCTTTCCACCAAAGGATTAGTCCCCTTATTAGGCATTGACGTATGGGAACATTCCTATTATCTTCAATATAAAAATGCCCGAGCTGATTATGTCAAAGCCATCTGGCAAGTTGTAAACTGGAAAAATGTCGCCGAGCGCTATCAAAAAGCTGCATCTAAATAGACTCTCTCCTCTTGAGTGCACCCTCTTTAGCGGGTGCACACTCTTTTAATTTTTTCTTCAACTCCTTTCCCTTCCCTTAACTCTTTTTAATAAGTTGATGTGAATAGTTAGAATAATTC
Above is a genomic segment from Candidatus Protochlamydia phocaeensis containing:
- a CDS encoding superoxide dismutase translates to MTQQGSSQQYQLPPLPYDFGALEPVISAEIMTLHYTKHHQAYVNNLNKALEQYADAQQKQDLAAMIALQSAIKFNGGGHVNHSIFWTNLSPKNKDGGAPPEGALADAINREFGSLQTLIDHLSTKAVAIQGSGWGWLGYDKNKNTLTLATCDNQDPLSTKGLVPLLGIDVWEHSYYLQYKNARADYVKAIWQVVNWKNVAERYQKAASK